The Mesorhizobium opportunistum WSM2075 DNA window CTTCCTTGCGTGGGTTTCAGGTCTGATCTAGGCGGCCGCCTGTGCCTTCCTGGCTTCCTTCATGTTGGGCAGGAACACGGTCAGCAATCCAAGAAACGGCAGATAGGAGCAGATCTGGAAGACGAAATCGATGCCCTTCATGTCGGCGACGACGCCGAGCACGGCGGCCGCGATGCCGCCCATGCCGAAGGCGAAGCCGAAGAAGATACCGGCGATCATGCCGACGCGACCGGGCACAAGTTCCTGCGCGAAGACAACGATGTTGGAGAAGGCCGAGGACAGGATCAGCCCGATCAGCACCGTCAGCACCATCGTCCATTCCAAATTGGCGTAGGGGAGCGCCAGCGTGAACGGCAGCACGCCGACGATCGAGAACCAGATCATCGCCTTTTGCCCATAGCGGTCGCCGAACGGGCCGCCGAGCAGGATGCCGAGCGCCGAGGCGCCGAGGAACAGGAACAGCATGACCTGCGACATCTGCACCGAAACGCCGAACTTATGGATGGAATAGAAGGTGTAGTAGCTGGCGAGGCTGGCGATGTAGGCGTTCTTGCTCAACACCAGCAGCGTCAGCACGATCAACGCGTTCATCACCTTGCGGCGCGGGAAGGGCGAGACGAAGCTTGCCGCCTTGCGATTGCCTTGCGCGGCGCGCAGGCGGCTATACCAGCCGCCGACCTGCCACAGGATGACGATGCCGATCAGCGAGCCGACGGCGAACCAGGAGATGCTGGTCTGGCCGAAGGGCACGACGATGAAGGCGGCCAGCAAGGGGCCCATCGACTGGCCGAAATTGCCGCCGACCTGGAACAGCGATTGCGCCAGGCCGAACCGGCCGCCGGAAGCGAAGCGGGCGATGCGCGAGGATTCCGGGTGGAAGATCGCCGAACCGATGCCGATCAGCGAGGCGCCGATCAGGAGCAGGTAGTAGTGCCCGGCATAGGCCAGCACGACCAGGCCGATCAGCGACGAGGCCATGCCGTAGGGCAAGGAATAGGGCATCGGTCGCTTGTCGGTGACCATGCCGATGATCGGCTGCAGCAGGGATGCCGTCACCTGGAAGGTGAAGGTCAACAGGCCGATCTGCCAGAAATCGAGACCGTAATTCTCTTTCAGAAGCGGATAGATGGCCGATAGCAGCGACTGCATGATGTCGTTGATGCAGTGGCACAGGCTCACCGCCAGGATGACGGTGAAGGCCGTCGCCTGGGCTGAAGCGGCGGTCGCGGGGGAAGCGACGCTGGTGGCTGTCGTATCGGTCAAGATAGGCTCCGTGGTCTTTTTGGCGGGCACGCCCGCGGGCAATCTGGCGGACGCTCCTGCGGCCGCCTTAGGGACGGTTGCCTTATAAGCTGCTTGCCGCGCGACTTCTTTCGTGGTTTGGTCCAATAGTTTCGCGAGTGGGCCATACAAGATGCCGCATGGCAGGGAAATCTTTCGCGCCGGCAATACCGACCTCGGCAAATTGCACGAAAGCCGCTGGCAGTGGCTGGAGCAGGTGGCCGGGCCGGCGGTGGCCTTGCCGACCGAATATCCCGACGGTTACCACGTGCCCCAGCACCGCCACAGCCGCAGCCAGTTGCTGCATGCGCTGGTCGGCGTCGTGCTGGTGACGACGCGGCACGGGCGCTGGATGGTGCCGCCCGACCATGCGATGTGGATTCCGGCCGGCACCGAGCATTCCGTCGAAATGCTGGGCGATGTCTCGATGCGCTCGGTCTATGTCATGCCAGGCGCGATCGCCGGACTGCCGGAAGGGTTGCGCGTCGTCGGCGTCACCGATTTGATGCACAGCCTGATCGTGGAATCGGAAAAGC harbors:
- a CDS encoding MFS transporter, translated to MTDTTATSVASPATAASAQATAFTVILAVSLCHCINDIMQSLLSAIYPLLKENYGLDFWQIGLLTFTFQVTASLLQPIIGMVTDKRPMPYSLPYGMASSLIGLVVLAYAGHYYLLLIGASLIGIGSAIFHPESSRIARFASGGRFGLAQSLFQVGGNFGQSMGPLLAAFIVVPFGQTSISWFAVGSLIGIVILWQVGGWYSRLRAAQGNRKAASFVSPFPRRKVMNALIVLTLLVLSKNAYIASLASYYTFYSIHKFGVSVQMSQVMLFLFLGASALGILLGGPFGDRYGQKAMIWFSIVGVLPFTLALPYANLEWTMVLTVLIGLILSSAFSNIVVFAQELVPGRVGMIAGIFFGFAFGMGGIAAAVLGVVADMKGIDFVFQICSYLPFLGLLTVFLPNMKEARKAQAAA